A genome region from Rhizobium favelukesii includes the following:
- the ltrA gene encoding group II intron reverse transcriptase/maturase, translating into MKPLKETKRVEGRDRPERISQEEARVRTQSRVILMPNLERVNAAARHAAQTRFTALLHHVDLNALHRAFRRQKRQASAGVDGMTVAKYEERLEQNLHDLCERVHTGRYRPQPVRRVYIPKADGGKRPLGVPALEDKIVQGAVAEVLSAVYEADFCGFSYGFRPGRNPHMALDALHTAIMSQRVNWVLDADIRSFFDSVDHEWLLQMVAHRIADPRILQLIKLWLRAGILESGETYETDKGTPQGAGISPLLANIFLHYILDLWVHQWRRRYARGRIVIVRYADDFVMGFENKDDAQEMLLALKERLGSFGLALHEGKTRLIEFGRFAALTRQRRGERKPETFAFLGFIHYCGVTRDGRFIVKHKTEGKRLTRKLKALREGAWRHMHMALATQHKWLAAVLRGHYGYYGRPHNYPALNGFYKQTRRIWFRCLRRRSQKSRRMSWLEFEILTARFALPVPRITRTWAQARR; encoded by the coding sequence ATGAAACCGTTGAAGGAAACGAAACGCGTGGAGGGAAGGGACCGGCCCGAGAGGATCTCGCAAGAGGAGGCCAGGGTCCGGACGCAGAGCCGGGTTATCCTGATGCCAAACCTCGAGCGGGTGAACGCGGCAGCCAGACATGCTGCCCAAACTCGGTTCACTGCACTGCTGCATCACGTCGATCTGAATGCGCTTCATCGTGCATTCAGACGGCAAAAGCGGCAGGCAAGCGCAGGCGTCGATGGGATGACTGTGGCGAAGTACGAGGAGAGGTTGGAGCAAAATCTCCACGATCTCTGCGAACGGGTCCACACGGGTCGCTACCGGCCACAGCCGGTGCGACGTGTTTACATTCCAAAAGCCGATGGCGGAAAACGGCCACTTGGAGTGCCCGCCCTGGAGGATAAGATCGTCCAGGGCGCGGTCGCTGAAGTGCTTAGTGCCGTCTATGAGGCCGACTTTTGCGGGTTCTCCTATGGCTTCAGGCCAGGGCGTAACCCGCACATGGCACTGGATGCATTGCATACAGCGATCATGAGCCAGCGCGTGAATTGGGTGCTCGATGCCGACATCCGCAGCTTCTTTGACTCGGTTGACCACGAGTGGCTGCTGCAGATGGTGGCGCACAGGATAGCCGATCCCCGTATCCTCCAGCTTATCAAGCTGTGGCTGCGGGCGGGAATCCTTGAGAGCGGCGAGACGTATGAGACTGACAAGGGTACCCCGCAAGGAGCTGGCATTAGTCCGCTCCTCGCCAACATCTTCCTGCACTACATCCTCGACCTGTGGGTTCATCAATGGCGTCGACGCTATGCACGCGGCCGAATTGTGATCGTGCGCTATGCCGACGACTTCGTCATGGGCTTCGAGAACAAGGATGATGCGCAGGAAATGCTTCTGGCCCTCAAGGAGCGACTAGGCAGTTTTGGCCTGGCGCTTCACGAAGGCAAGACGCGGCTGATCGAGTTTGGCCGGTTCGCGGCTTTGACTCGGCAACGGCGTGGCGAGCGAAAGCCCGAGACCTTCGCCTTCCTGGGCTTCATTCACTATTGTGGAGTGACCCGTGATGGCAGGTTTATCGTGAAGCACAAGACGGAAGGGAAACGCCTGACGCGAAAGCTGAAGGCGTTGCGCGAGGGAGCATGGCGGCACATGCACATGGCGTTGGCTACCCAGCACAAGTGGCTTGCCGCTGTGCTGCGTGGACACTACGGCTACTACGGCAGGCCGCATAACTATCCAGCGCTCAACGGGTTCTATAAGCAAACACGCCGCATATGGTTCCGCTGCCTGAGGCGGCGAAGTCAGAAAAGCCGGCGAATGAGTTGGTTGGAGTTTGAAATCCTGACCGCACGCTTCGCGCTGCCAGTCCCACGTATTACTCGAACTTGGGCGCAGGCCAGGAGATGA
- a CDS encoding aminotransferase class V-fold PLP-dependent enzyme: MMGRLICSVTQTASGLPPSTSLIAPSRNGIYCAFGLMDSDDDIVEAYTAAITPQTRILQLTHTYHWNGRVLPVKRLCEIARERKIITIVDGAQTFAQMPVSFRELDCDFFITSFHKWLGAPVGNGMLIVNERQIDRTWPLLAPFDQPADDGRVAMPFGFALTDPGGRISRTRLFPRVTRVISWPAPKFE, encoded by the coding sequence ATGATGGGTCGTTTGATCTGCTCGGTGACCCAGACCGCTTCCGGTTTGCCACCATCGACGTCGCTGATCGCTCCGTCCCGAAACGGGATATACTGCGCTTTCGGCCTGATGGATAGCGACGATGATATAGTAGAAGCCTATACCGCAGCCATCACGCCGCAGACCCGCATCCTTCAACTGACCCACACGTACCACTGGAATGGACGTGTCCTTCCCGTCAAACGACTTTGCGAGATAGCGCGGGAGCGCAAAATCATAACGATTGTCGATGGCGCACAGACATTTGCTCAAATGCCAGTCAGCTTTCGCGAACTCGATTGCGACTTCTTCATCACCAGCTTTCACAAATGGCTTGGCGCACCAGTCGGCAACGGCATGTTAATTGTCAACGAACGCCAGATCGACCGGACTTGGCCTTTGCTGGCGCCTTTTGACCAACCAGCCGATGATGGTCGAGTAGCTATGCCATTCGGCTTCGCCCTCACAGATCCGGGCGGGCGGATTTCCCGCACCCGGCTCTTCCCGAGAGTAACCCGCGTCATCTCCTGGCCTGCGCCCAAGTTCGAGTAA
- a CDS encoding GH32 C-terminal domain-containing protein → MKQNLFLPSGYRLEFWAAGDGFLRINIDGKTVWQIPSFAIHPEFFKYHHREACEVTIVTNAPDAVLWAYGYQPQTVNETGITVFEFSDRGILQRTGAEIENWLRSDPDRPALHFSPIRHWMNDPVGLCKIGDTWHMFYQFHPSGSGWGPMHWGHATSRDLVNWLHMPVFLHPEQNLWRLGATGGAFSGNAFRDRDGSLMFFYTERLPAYDLFKGYREIQKLARPDRRMIKAEGIVTVLEQRPDGVEHDFRDPKVWWDDAANAYRMVLGASMEGDPAVLLFGSGDGLEWQYLRPLYRAPVNFRQEGARAVECPDFFRLEDKWVLVMGFVGHVEPRTRRHNLLYALIGEFVDDCFVPDTPELQLLDFGTDYYAMQSVESDGRQIAFAWLFNWEYRKPEGSSYSGEMSLPRVLSLSEDRKRLRMLPAMEVDEHLVADLIVEDKSGTFSLPKGPIEIRLSGALEGSKLVATQGGELAFEVSVADGILSIRLAQDDGSIQYVAELGCGKDLRLFHDRGIVEIFADGGSVCGTRRGYANIEPDHLDISSSASAQVLERYSK, encoded by the coding sequence TTGAAGCAAAACCTATTCCTACCCTCGGGGTACCGCTTGGAATTTTGGGCCGCGGGCGACGGCTTTCTTCGTATCAACATTGATGGGAAAACGGTTTGGCAGATTCCGTCATTTGCCATCCATCCGGAGTTTTTCAAGTATCACCACAGGGAAGCTTGCGAGGTCACCATTGTCACCAATGCGCCGGACGCAGTTCTTTGGGCCTATGGGTATCAGCCTCAAACCGTGAACGAGACCGGTATAACGGTGTTTGAATTTTCGGACAGAGGGATCCTTCAACGCACGGGTGCGGAAATTGAAAATTGGCTTCGGTCCGATCCGGATCGTCCTGCGCTTCATTTCTCGCCAATCCGTCATTGGATGAACGACCCCGTAGGTCTCTGCAAGATCGGCGATACCTGGCATATGTTCTACCAGTTCCATCCGAGCGGCAGTGGTTGGGGACCGATGCATTGGGGACATGCGACCAGCCGCGATCTGGTCAATTGGCTTCACATGCCGGTATTTCTGCATCCAGAACAGAACCTGTGGCGGCTCGGCGCCACAGGAGGCGCATTCTCCGGTAACGCCTTTCGGGATCGAGATGGAAGCTTGATGTTCTTTTACACCGAGCGCCTGCCCGCTTATGACCTTTTCAAGGGGTATCGGGAAATTCAGAAATTAGCGCGCCCAGATCGGCGGATGATCAAGGCGGAAGGGATTGTGACGGTTTTGGAGCAGCGTCCCGACGGGGTCGAGCACGATTTCCGCGATCCAAAGGTTTGGTGGGACGACGCAGCCAACGCCTATCGTATGGTCCTCGGCGCATCAATGGAGGGCGATCCCGCAGTGTTGTTGTTCGGCTCCGGCGACGGCCTCGAATGGCAATATCTCAGGCCGCTCTACCGCGCGCCGGTTAACTTCCGCCAAGAAGGTGCGCGTGCAGTGGAATGCCCGGATTTCTTCCGGCTGGAGGATAAGTGGGTTCTGGTGATGGGCTTTGTTGGCCATGTCGAACCACGAACACGGCGCCACAATCTCCTTTATGCCCTGATCGGCGAGTTTGTCGACGACTGCTTCGTACCCGACACGCCGGAACTGCAATTGCTGGATTTCGGGACTGACTATTACGCGATGCAGAGTGTCGAGTCAGACGGACGTCAGATCGCGTTTGCCTGGCTTTTCAACTGGGAATACCGCAAGCCTGAGGGTTCATCCTATTCTGGCGAGATGTCCCTGCCCCGTGTTCTAAGCCTGAGTGAAGACAGGAAGAGGCTGCGCATGCTGCCGGCGATGGAGGTCGACGAGCACCTTGTCGCCGATCTTATCGTCGAGGACAAAAGCGGCACATTCTCGCTACCGAAGGGTCCCATTGAAATAAGGCTTTCCGGAGCCTTGGAGGGCAGCAAGCTTGTCGCGACGCAGGGCGGCGAACTTGCTTTCGAGGTGAGCGTCGCCGACGGTATCCTGTCGATCCGGCTCGCCCAGGACGACGGCTCGATCCAATACGTGGCGGAGCTTGGCTGCGGGAAAGACCTTCGTCTGTTTCATGACCGCGGAATTGTCGAGATTTTTGCAGACGGTGGAAGTGTTTGCGGAACGCGCCGCGGCTACGCGAATATCGAGCCCGATCACCTGGACATCTCATCGTCCGCTTCAGCGCAGGTACTGGAAAGGTATTCGAAATGA
- a CDS encoding NosD domain-containing protein — protein sequence MASENFYDVTCYHAGNPYEDIGSVINSIIADIKSRQTVPDLNGGGKPGAVIYIPPGDYRLVTQVVIDVSYLKIAGSGHGFTSSSIRFNTPADELAQWREVWPGGSRIRVDISPEATDGEAAGAAFYVKRTGNPRISSVEFADFCIDGLHFIDDGSGQNDAENTYKNGKTGIYVGSANDSFRITGMGLIYLEHGVTVHDADALAIDNNFIAECGNCIELKGMGQASRIANNFVGAGYRGHSIYAENYGGILVSSNNVFPRGASSIYFSGVVRSSITGNRFHSFYPGMLVFAANSCENLVSSNHFLRDREPWAPMQKYDNGLDDLFGLLHIDGSNNSFIANHISETIDTQYIKPLGVKPVIVHVVAGNGNYIANNHIVATTEMSHINDAANSACFSTQVGALLSTNNLKTLEVTAVLVQRGSVRNTVLDSGSDDQVEMDRTMNAFRGTPVPRQ from the coding sequence ATGGCAAGTGAAAACTTTTACGACGTAACATGCTATCACGCAGGAAACCCCTATGAGGATATCGGATCGGTCATCAACAGCATCATTGCGGATATTAAGAGCAGGCAAACGGTTCCCGACCTGAATGGCGGCGGAAAGCCTGGAGCAGTGATCTATATACCGCCAGGCGATTATCGTCTTGTCACTCAAGTCGTTATAGACGTGAGCTATCTGAAGATTGCAGGCTCGGGACATGGTTTTACGTCGTCGAGCATCCGTTTCAACACACCCGCAGACGAGCTGGCACAGTGGCGCGAAGTGTGGCCGGGCGGAAGTCGCATACGTGTAGACATTTCTCCAGAGGCCACCGACGGTGAGGCTGCTGGAGCCGCGTTTTACGTTAAGCGCACCGGAAATCCTCGTATAAGCTCCGTGGAGTTTGCTGACTTTTGCATCGATGGCCTGCACTTCATTGACGATGGTTCGGGGCAGAATGATGCAGAGAATACATACAAGAATGGCAAAACGGGAATCTATGTAGGCAGCGCCAATGACTCATTTCGAATAACGGGGATGGGGCTTATCTATCTGGAGCATGGTGTTACTGTCCATGATGCAGATGCGCTGGCGATAGACAACAATTTCATTGCAGAGTGCGGCAATTGTATCGAATTGAAAGGTATGGGGCAGGCCTCAAGAATAGCAAATAATTTTGTCGGAGCCGGATATAGGGGACACTCCATTTACGCTGAGAATTATGGGGGCATTCTCGTATCCTCAAACAACGTATTCCCTCGAGGCGCCAGCAGCATCTATTTTTCCGGCGTGGTGCGTTCCTCGATCACAGGAAATAGATTCCATTCCTTCTACCCCGGAATGCTGGTTTTTGCTGCGAACTCCTGCGAGAACCTTGTTTCCTCAAATCACTTCTTGCGAGATCGCGAGCCATGGGCACCCATGCAGAAGTACGATAACGGTCTGGATGATCTGTTCGGACTTTTGCACATTGATGGCAGCAACAATTCGTTCATCGCCAACCACATTTCAGAGACGATCGATACTCAATATATCAAGCCTCTCGGCGTAAAGCCCGTGATCGTCCACGTGGTTGCCGGCAACGGCAACTACATAGCCAATAATCACATCGTGGCCACAACCGAAATGTCGCACATCAATGATGCAGCAAACAGTGCCTGTTTTTCGACACAGGTAGGCGCATTGCTGTCAACGAACAATTTGAAGACGCTCGAAGTAACTGCAGTGCTGGTGCAAAGGGGTTCGGTGCGGAATACAGTCTTGGATTCAGGCAGTGACGACCAGGTCGAGATGGACAGAACAATGAATGCATTCAGGGGTACTCCGGTTCCTCGGCAATAG
- a CDS encoding ABC transporter ATP-binding protein, producing MAGIELRNINKVYGNSFHALHDMSFDIRDGEFMVFVGPSGCGKSTALRTIAGLESITSGELRIGDRLVNDVDPKDRDIAMVFQSYALYPHKTVRQNIAFPLLMAGLPKTQIASRVDEAARILELTTLLDRRPAFLSGGQRQRVAMGRAIVRKPAAFLMDEPLSNLDAKLRVQMRAEIASLQRKLNVTTIYVTHDQVEAMTMGDRVAVMKGGVLQQVDTPQNLYNRPDNVFVAAFIGSPSMNLYEAVLNGRTLTLGSNSFEIPDRVFEYRPSLNGASNRQVIVGIRPEHMNDAAVRPSSAEISAPVTLVEALGSESMVHLNIDAPWVDAGDPDAVADIGDEKAAVARFSPKSTVRAGDIARIAVDADELHFFQPDSRTSIW from the coding sequence ATGGCCGGCATAGAACTGCGCAATATCAACAAGGTCTACGGAAACAGCTTTCACGCTCTGCACGATATGAGCTTCGACATCAGGGATGGCGAGTTCATGGTGTTCGTCGGTCCGTCAGGATGTGGAAAGTCGACGGCGCTGAGGACGATCGCTGGCCTGGAGAGCATTACTAGCGGTGAACTCAGGATCGGTGACAGGTTAGTCAACGATGTCGATCCCAAGGATCGCGACATCGCCATGGTCTTCCAGTCCTATGCGCTCTACCCGCACAAGACAGTGCGGCAGAACATTGCCTTTCCCTTGCTGATGGCAGGCCTGCCGAAGACCCAGATTGCCAGCCGCGTAGACGAAGCCGCGCGCATCCTCGAACTGACGACTTTGCTCGACCGCAGGCCGGCATTCCTTTCAGGAGGCCAGCGTCAGCGTGTCGCCATGGGACGAGCGATCGTCCGCAAACCAGCGGCCTTCCTGATGGACGAACCGTTGTCGAACCTCGATGCCAAGCTGCGCGTGCAGATGCGCGCCGAGATCGCCAGCCTCCAAAGAAAACTGAATGTCACTACGATTTACGTGACCCACGACCAGGTCGAGGCGATGACGATGGGTGACCGCGTAGCTGTCATGAAAGGCGGCGTGCTGCAGCAAGTCGACACGCCGCAAAACCTGTACAATCGCCCTGACAATGTCTTTGTCGCCGCCTTTATCGGATCGCCCTCGATGAACTTGTACGAGGCCGTTCTGAATGGAAGGACGCTGACCCTGGGCAGCAACAGTTTCGAAATCCCTGACCGGGTTTTCGAATACCGCCCCTCGCTCAATGGTGCGTCTAACCGGCAGGTCATTGTCGGTATCCGGCCCGAGCACATGAACGACGCCGCAGTCCGGCCTTCTTCGGCCGAGATCTCGGCCCCGGTCACTCTTGTTGAGGCGCTAGGTTCTGAATCCATGGTGCATCTGAATATCGACGCACCCTGGGTGGATGCTGGCGACCCGGACGCCGTCGCCGACATCGGCGACGAAAAGGCTGCTGTAGCCCGCTTTTCCCCAAAGAGCACCGTACGCGCAGGTGACATCGCGCGCATCGCTGTCGATGCCGACGAACTCCATTTCTTTCAACCCGACAGCCGCACCAGCATCTGGTGA
- a CDS encoding carbohydrate ABC transporter permease, which translates to MHRAPRLNVSGVLINAAALVLVLSYALPYIYLLMTSIKPAADVQQIPPSFFPAVVSFENFREVLRSSTLPRAFVSSLTVAVLTTALSLSVAVPAAYVATQYRRRITTIFLLFALVTRMVPSVALGVPLFQLLKSLGLLDTIPGLVLAHTSAAVPLALLLMSAFFEGIPKELEEAARMDGCTRFQAFRKIVLPVTTGGIAVTALFTFITSWNEFLYALLLTSEATKTAPIVIAEYNSVYGLAWGAMTAAAVLYSLPVIIVTLALQKQIVGGLTFGAVKG; encoded by the coding sequence ATGCATAGAGCTCCCCGCCTCAATGTCAGTGGAGTCCTGATCAACGCGGCAGCCCTCGTGTTAGTGCTATCCTACGCGCTGCCTTACATTTATCTGCTTATGACCTCCATAAAGCCGGCGGCTGATGTCCAGCAGATCCCGCCAAGCTTCTTTCCAGCTGTCGTGTCGTTCGAGAACTTTCGCGAAGTGCTGCGATCCTCAACCTTGCCGAGAGCCTTCGTCAGTTCTCTCACCGTCGCGGTGCTGACGACTGCTCTCTCACTGTCAGTGGCCGTGCCTGCTGCTTACGTTGCCACCCAGTACCGGCGCCGGATCACCACCATTTTCCTGCTTTTCGCACTGGTGACGCGCATGGTGCCGTCGGTGGCGCTTGGGGTGCCACTGTTCCAGCTTTTGAAGTCGCTGGGTCTGCTCGATACCATTCCAGGCCTGGTGCTCGCTCACACATCGGCCGCGGTACCACTGGCCCTGCTGCTCATGTCCGCCTTCTTCGAGGGCATACCGAAGGAGCTCGAAGAAGCGGCGCGCATGGATGGCTGCACACGATTCCAGGCGTTTCGAAAGATCGTCCTTCCGGTCACGACAGGGGGGATAGCGGTCACCGCGCTCTTCACCTTCATCACAAGCTGGAACGAGTTTCTCTACGCGCTGCTGTTGACGTCCGAGGCGACCAAAACGGCGCCGATCGTCATCGCCGAATACAATTCGGTCTACGGGCTTGCCTGGGGGGCGATGACCGCCGCAGCCGTCCTCTACTCGCTGCCGGTCATCATCGTAACGCTAGCACTTCAAAAACAAATCGTCGGCGGCCTAACTTTCGGCGCTGTAAAGGGATGA
- a CDS encoding carbohydrate ABC transporter permease — translation MSGEDRFVLCMLAPAVAILGLLVAYPVGLLVFDSFFKVDTITPHIREWVGLQNYVDALTSKRVAESALRTLQYSVFALFFEFTFGFSAALLFSALAGKSRWHRTIFALPLMVPPIVAGLLWRFLLVGNIGILNYGLVRLGLISDPDAIAWLSSEDIVIYSVSFADIWLTTSFVALVSYAGLTNIPKDLLEAARIDGANALKRFWHVTLPLMRPVIAVVVIVRGVDAAKTFDLIWIQTQGGPSHASEVFSMNIYQRMVRFGDLGEASASGTLFLIVMMFLAAVAYWKIWRPVHA, via the coding sequence ATGTCGGGTGAAGACCGATTTGTACTTTGCATGCTCGCGCCCGCAGTCGCCATCCTCGGCCTGCTGGTCGCTTATCCGGTTGGGCTTCTGGTATTCGATTCGTTTTTCAAAGTCGATACGATCACGCCTCATATACGCGAATGGGTCGGCCTGCAGAACTATGTCGACGCCTTGACATCGAAACGTGTCGCAGAGAGCGCTCTGCGGACCCTTCAGTATTCGGTCTTCGCGCTGTTCTTCGAGTTTACGTTTGGCTTCTCTGCGGCGCTGCTTTTTTCGGCGCTTGCCGGTAAATCGCGGTGGCATCGCACGATCTTCGCTCTGCCGTTGATGGTTCCGCCCATTGTCGCGGGTTTGCTGTGGCGATTTCTGCTCGTCGGCAATATCGGCATTCTGAACTACGGACTCGTCCGCTTGGGTCTCATCAGCGATCCCGACGCTATCGCATGGTTGTCCAGCGAAGATATCGTCATCTATTCTGTTTCCTTTGCTGACATTTGGCTGACCACCTCCTTTGTCGCCCTTGTGTCCTATGCGGGGTTGACGAACATCCCAAAAGACCTGCTGGAGGCAGCACGGATCGACGGGGCGAATGCGCTCAAGCGCTTTTGGCATGTCACTCTTCCTCTGATGCGGCCGGTGATCGCCGTCGTCGTGATCGTGCGGGGCGTGGATGCTGCAAAGACATTCGACCTGATCTGGATACAGACACAGGGTGGTCCCAGTCATGCTTCTGAGGTGTTCTCGATGAATATCTACCAGCGCATGGTTCGGTTCGGCGATCTTGGGGAGGCGTCCGCCTCCGGAACGTTGTTTCTCATCGTGATGATGTTTTTGGCGGCGGTCGCCTATTGGAAGATTTGGAGGCCGGTACATGCATAG
- a CDS encoding ABC transporter substrate-binding protein, whose protein sequence is MKKLLGASALALVFMAAAANAETINILVEGGGEMLQKAVAEKFTAETGIKVNFTIVPYQGVFDKFSAEIASGSSAFDVVTIDVVWNAKFADHVEDLAPLFTDAVRADLPPVLLADAKVGDKLIGMPAWANAEIVFYRKDLFEKAEEKEAFQAKYGYPLAPPKTWQQWRDIAKFFTRDTDGDGKTDFWGADTIGTFSEEWMTHVLQAGSPGVILDKDGQVIIDNEAHKKALEFYIAPHCIDHSVPENVNEIGWGEAQNLFYQGKTAMMKFWAHAYKMTPPDSKVSGKVGVVPMLAGDAGIAAIPGPWYNVVPSTSQHKDTAKKFISFAIANNALGIEAPLGLAATNSAYRSYSGKTGYEHFPPLLETLSAPATQGRPINEKYQEIVDEAVLPAIQQALTCKADIGEVLTEAKETIEDILN, encoded by the coding sequence ATGAAGAAATTGCTTGGTGCGAGCGCACTCGCGCTTGTTTTCATGGCCGCCGCTGCCAACGCCGAAACCATCAATATCCTGGTCGAGGGCGGCGGCGAAATGTTGCAAAAGGCGGTCGCCGAGAAGTTTACTGCCGAAACAGGCATCAAGGTGAACTTCACGATCGTTCCCTATCAGGGTGTCTTTGACAAGTTCTCAGCCGAAATCGCCTCTGGCTCTTCCGCGTTCGATGTCGTGACGATCGACGTCGTGTGGAATGCGAAGTTTGCAGACCATGTCGAAGACCTCGCACCTCTTTTCACCGATGCGGTTCGTGCGGATCTGCCGCCTGTCTTGCTTGCCGATGCGAAGGTCGGTGACAAGCTGATCGGCATGCCTGCCTGGGCCAATGCCGAGATCGTGTTCTACCGCAAGGATCTATTTGAAAAGGCAGAGGAAAAGGAAGCTTTTCAGGCCAAGTATGGCTATCCTCTGGCGCCACCCAAAACCTGGCAACAGTGGCGCGACATTGCGAAATTCTTCACGCGTGACACTGACGGTGATGGAAAGACTGACTTCTGGGGCGCCGACACCATCGGCACGTTCTCAGAGGAGTGGATGACGCATGTGCTGCAGGCGGGTTCGCCAGGGGTGATCCTCGATAAGGACGGGCAAGTCATCATCGACAATGAGGCCCACAAGAAGGCACTTGAATTTTACATCGCGCCGCACTGTATTGATCATTCTGTTCCTGAAAATGTGAACGAGATCGGCTGGGGCGAGGCGCAGAACCTGTTCTACCAGGGCAAGACCGCGATGATGAAGTTTTGGGCGCACGCCTACAAGATGACGCCTCCGGATTCAAAGGTCAGTGGCAAGGTCGGCGTGGTGCCAATGCTGGCCGGTGACGCCGGAATCGCCGCTATTCCCGGCCCTTGGTACAACGTCGTTCCCTCAACATCCCAGCACAAGGACACGGCGAAAAAATTCATCTCGTTTGCCATCGCCAATAATGCCTTGGGTATCGAAGCTCCCCTCGGCCTCGCCGCGACGAATTCCGCCTATCGTAGCTATTCAGGCAAGACCGGTTATGAGCACTTCCCCCCGCTTCTTGAGACGCTGAGTGCTCCTGCCACGCAGGGCCGGCCGATCAATGAAAAATATCAAGAAATAGTCGATGAAGCTGTTTTGCCGGCTATCCAGCAGGCACTCACCTGCAAGGCAGATATCGGGGAGGTCCTGACGGAAGCCAAGGAAACGATCGAGGACATTCTCAACTAG
- a CDS encoding LacI family DNA-binding transcriptional regulator, with protein sequence MVSIVSVAKVAGVSNKTVSRVINGEPYVTEETRERVERAIRDLGYVPNMAARQIRSSRSNTFGIIADYVSTTPYSVDIVRGIQDWANVNGKTILMANTGGAFEQEIKIWRMFQSHRIDGVLYITMYHRIIDPETGDVSIPTVMINCRPQTSELLPSIEPDDYQGAQDLTRYLLERGHRKIGYIRLNPILLGAELRLDAFRKTAGDFGLAESDLTIRLGMEGPVGAEKNYVFAAATEMLQQKDRPTAIMSGNDEMAIQIYIAAMALGLRIPEDVSIVGFDDFRTVSLALKPELTTAALPYYDLGLEGAELLNSVVAGSKARPSSRVMPCKLVERTSVCSL encoded by the coding sequence ATGGTCAGCATAGTCAGCGTCGCGAAAGTGGCGGGGGTTTCCAACAAAACCGTGTCTCGGGTCATTAACGGCGAACCATATGTGACCGAGGAAACGAGGGAGAGGGTAGAAAGGGCAATTCGAGACCTCGGATACGTACCCAATATGGCCGCGCGCCAAATACGCTCAAGTCGCTCCAACACATTTGGCATAATCGCTGACTACGTGTCGACGACGCCATATTCAGTGGATATCGTTCGCGGGATACAGGATTGGGCTAATGTTAACGGCAAAACCATCCTGATGGCAAACACCGGCGGTGCGTTCGAGCAGGAAATTAAAATTTGGAGAATGTTCCAATCGCATCGCATCGACGGTGTTCTCTACATAACGATGTACCATCGCATCATTGACCCCGAAACCGGCGATGTCAGCATCCCCACGGTGATGATCAACTGTCGGCCTCAAACGAGCGAGTTGTTGCCATCGATCGAACCCGATGACTACCAGGGTGCTCAGGATCTGACACGCTATCTGCTTGAAAGGGGCCATCGAAAGATCGGCTACATCCGGCTCAATCCCATTTTGCTTGGCGCGGAGCTGCGGCTCGATGCATTCCGCAAAACCGCCGGGGACTTCGGCCTTGCAGAGAGCGATCTGACTATCCGTCTCGGGATGGAAGGACCGGTAGGAGCAGAGAAGAACTACGTTTTTGCTGCCGCCACCGAGATGCTTCAACAAAAGGATCGACCGACCGCGATCATGAGCGGCAACGACGAAATGGCGATCCAAATCTACATCGCGGCCATGGCGTTGGGTCTCCGCATCCCCGAGGATGTCAGTATTGTCGGCTTTGACGATTTCCGGACGGTTTCCTTGGCGCTGAAGCCGGAACTGACCACTGCGGCCTTGCCTTATTACGATTTAGGTCTGGAAGGGGCGGAATTGTTGAATAGCGTGGTGGCGGGAAGCAAGGCTCGTCCGAGCAGTCGCGTTATGCCCTGTAAACTGGTCGAGCGAACTTCGGTGTGCTCGTTGTAA